DNA sequence from the Vicia villosa cultivar HV-30 ecotype Madison, WI linkage group LG3, Vvil1.0, whole genome shotgun sequence genome:
ATATGTTTGCTGCGTTCATGAAAGGTCGGATTATGAGCCAAGTATATGGCAGATTTACTGACACAGAATACGGAAGCAAGTCTAGAAAAGCTAACTTGTAAATCATGAAACAAGTATTGCAACCATTGCAACTCACAGGTGAGTGAAGCCAGAGCGCGATACTCGGCTTCAGTTGAGGAACGAGACACTGTATTCTGCTTCTTGGATTTCCAGCAGATGAGAGAGGTACCAAGAATGATACAAAAGCCGGTAACGGATCTGCGAGTGTCGGGACACCTTGCCCAGTCTGAATCTGCAAAAGCAGACAACTTCAATTCACTAGAAGAGGAGAAGAGTATTCCTTTGGCAGGGTGTGCTTTCGGATAGCGCAGGATTCTTGTGGCAGCCTGATAATGAGGGAGTAAGGGCTTGGACACATATTGACTAAGGTGTTGGACAGTGAAGGAGATGTCCGGTCTGGAATTTGTCAAATATATCAACCTGCCAATAAGTCTGCGGTAGCTTGAAGGATCCTCTAAGGGTTGACCTTCATGAATGGACAATTTGAGGTTGGGATCAAAGGGCACTGTAGATGGTTTGGAAGCCAAAAAACCACTGTCATCGAGAAGCTCCAAAGTATACTTTCGTTGGTTCAAAAAAATGCCAGTTGTGGATCTTGCAATCTCAAACCCAAGAAAAAATCTAAGCTGACCAAGATCTTTAATGTGAAACTGATGATGCAGAAGTTGTTTGACTCTTTGGATTTCTGTCAAGGAAGTACCTGCCAGCactatatcatctacataaaccaaAAGAGCTGTAAATTCTGCATGGGTGGATTTTGTATAAAGTGAGTGATCAGCCTGTGATTGAGAGTATCCAATAGAAAGAAGAAAGGAAGAAAGCTTGGAATACCATTGCCTACTTGCTTGCTTTAGGCCATACAAAGATTTTTGTAGTTTGCACACCTGAGAAGAGTTTGAAGTAGGCATACCAGGTGGAAGAGTCATGTACACCTCTTCATGTAGATCTCCATGGAGAAAGGCATtgttgacatcaagttgttccaagtGCCGACCCTAGATAGCTGCTAGTGAAAGAAGAACCCTTACAGTAGTAAGTTTGGCCACAGGTGAAAAAGTGTCAAAATAATCAATGCCCTCCATTTGTGTATATCCTTTGGCCACCAACCTAGCCTTATATCTTTCAATAGAACCATCTGCTTTGAATTTCACTTTATACACCCATCTGCAACCAATGGGGTGTTTACCAGGAGGTAAGTCGACTATGCTCCAAGTGCGATTCTCAGCAAGAGCATGTAGTTCAGCATCCATAGCATTTTTCCAACAGTCAAACTTAATGGCTTGGTTGTATGTTTTGGGCTCAGTGATTGAGGAGATAGAACAACAGAAGTGCTTATAGGATGGTGAACAGTTTTGATAAGAAATAACAGATGAAAGAGGATATGCAACATTGGATTTAATAGAATGTGATGCAAATGAATTATGTGATGCAGCATAACAATGATAATCATTTAGGTATTTGGGAGGGTGAACATTTCTAGTAGACTGTCTTAAAGGATAAGGATGTATAGGCTCAGTGGATTG
Encoded proteins:
- the LOC131658703 gene encoding uncharacterized mitochondrial protein AtMg00810-like, giving the protein MTLPPGMPTSNSSQVCKLQKSLYGLKQASRQWYSKLSSFLLSIGYSQSQADHSLYTKSTHAEFTALLVYVDDIVLAGTSLTEIQRVKQLLHHQFHIKDLGQLRFFLGFEIARSTTGIFLNQRKYTLELLDDSGFLASKPSTVPFDPNLKLSIHEGQPLEDPSSYRRLIGRLIYLTNSRPDISFTVQHLSQYVSKPLLPHYQAATRILRYPKAHPAKGILFSSSSELKLSAFADSDWARCPDTRRSVTGFCIILGTSLICWKSKKQNTVSRSSTEAEYRALASLTCELQWLQYLFHDLQVSFSRLASVFCVSKSAIYLAHNPTFHERSKHIELDCHVIRENIRSKLIHLLPISTTAQLADMFTKPLHFPAISSILGKLGLCSIHTPT